A region of Limisphaerales bacterium DNA encodes the following proteins:
- a CDS encoding amidohydrolase family protein, which yields MNKLILILFTAATLQAQPQGQPQTVLYKAAAIHTADKGTVKNGQMLVTDGIIQAIGPNLRATRQTKVVDLGNLQLYPGLIAAATSLGLTEINAVRATQDTTEVGEFTPDVEAWVSVNPDSELIPVARANGFTHALVAPMGGTITGTSGLIKLSGWGVEEMTLKSHAALHLWWPVMKLNTLPKESLRDPSKYKSPKEQTESRNKKLKTIDQFFDDAEAYARARKAGAASFKKVPAWEGMLGTLSGQQPIIVHANEVRQIKSAVAWAKGRKFKIVLAASRDAWQVADLLAKEKVPVIYDNVFTLPQRDIDPHDIHFRAAGILHKAGVQIAHSEPIGSWGASRVRNIVYAAAQSMAYGLPREIALRSLTLHPAQMLGVADRLGSLTPKKEATFIAVNGDIFDIRANVKHMWIAGQKIDLQSRHTRLYEKYNKRPKPIH from the coding sequence GTGAACAAGCTGATTCTGATTCTATTTACCGCCGCAACGCTGCAGGCGCAGCCGCAAGGACAACCGCAAACTGTATTGTACAAAGCCGCTGCAATCCATACGGCGGACAAAGGCACGGTAAAAAACGGCCAAATGCTTGTCACTGATGGGATCATTCAAGCGATCGGGCCGAACCTTCGAGCCACACGCCAAACCAAAGTTGTCGACCTTGGAAACCTGCAGTTGTACCCCGGCCTGATTGCCGCAGCCACTTCACTCGGCCTGACCGAAATTAACGCCGTGCGCGCCACGCAAGATACCACGGAAGTGGGCGAATTTACGCCTGACGTGGAAGCGTGGGTTTCTGTCAACCCCGATTCCGAACTCATTCCCGTCGCCCGCGCCAACGGCTTCACCCACGCGCTGGTGGCGCCCATGGGCGGTACGATTACCGGCACATCTGGCCTAATCAAACTATCCGGTTGGGGAGTTGAAGAGATGACGCTAAAATCACACGCGGCCCTGCATCTCTGGTGGCCCGTGATGAAGCTCAACACGCTTCCGAAAGAATCGTTGCGCGACCCATCCAAATATAAATCACCGAAAGAACAAACTGAGTCACGCAACAAGAAATTAAAAACGATCGATCAGTTTTTCGATGACGCCGAGGCATACGCGCGCGCACGAAAGGCTGGTGCTGCAAGTTTCAAAAAAGTCCCCGCATGGGAGGGGATGCTCGGCACGCTTTCGGGCCAACAACCGATTATCGTGCACGCCAATGAAGTCCGACAAATCAAATCTGCCGTCGCGTGGGCCAAGGGTCGGAAATTCAAGATTGTCCTGGCTGCCTCGCGCGATGCGTGGCAAGTGGCCGATTTGTTGGCGAAAGAAAAAGTGCCGGTGATTTACGATAATGTCTTCACCCTGCCCCAGCGCGACATCGACCCGCACGATATTCACTTTCGCGCCGCTGGCATCCTCCATAAAGCCGGCGTTCAAATCGCTCACAGCGAGCCAATCGGTTCCTGGGGTGCATCCCGGGTGCGCAATATCGTCTACGCCGCCGCGCAATCCATGGCCTACGGTTTGCCTCGCGAAATCGCTCTGCGCAGCCTCACACTGCACCCCGCTCAAATGCTCGGCGTGGCCGATCGCCTTGGCTCACTCACACCCAAAAAAGAAGCCACCTTCATCGCGGTGAACGGCGACATCTTTGATATCCGCGCCAACGTAAAGCATATGTGGATTGCCGGGCAAAAAATCGACCTCCAAAGCCGGCACACCCGTCTTTATGAAAAATATAACAAACGACCGAAGCCAATTCATTAG
- the gyrA gene encoding DNA gyrase subunit A has translation MAKKKSSEELPVNTTPLFAANEKIAPINVADEIKNSFLDYSMSVIISRALPDARDGLKPSQRRILYAMHELSLYPPKKHFKCAKICGDTSGNYHPHGEAVIYPTLVNMAQPWNMRDTLVDGQGNFGSVEGDPPAAMRYTEARLTHLGGTLMSDMEKGTVNWVPNYDERLTEPTVFPAAFPNLLVNGGTGIAVGMATNMPPHNLGEVIDGITAQIDNPEITLKQLMKHVKGPDFPTGCTICGLSPIEQYFSTGKGSVKVRGRLGVEEMRGGKQQIIVTEIPYNVNRATLVSRVAELANEKILSEITAVRDESDENTRVVIELKRDAVPKVVINNLYKHTQLETSFSVNMLAIDHGRPRTLPLKDAINCYIEHRREVVVRRTRFELEKAERRAESLEGYLIALSNLDKFIKIIRESSNREEAKVKLMAHDFTKAAVEKLGILIRSKDRLTNGRYEFSEEQANAILELRLYQLTGLEIDKVRAEYKELVKKIKDLLDILSKESRVLTIIKDELSAIREKHATPRRTDLAPDEGEMSIEDLIANEAVIITLTHNGLIKRTNISEYRAQRRGGKGVIGMKTRKATTEKDTSDFIEHLFTASTHDYLMFFTNTGRAYVERVHEIPDLGRASKGRSIANVLELKHGEKIADVIRVKAVYGENKADVTWQQKYFIFFASRDGKVKKTTLSDFANVRRGGIIAIKIVPGDILIEARFTSGQNDVVLITSDGKSIRFHEEDVRTMGRSAAGVRGIRLNKEDHVIALAIADPDATLLVASENGVGKRTEFDEYRVQGRGGKGIITMKTNNKTGKVVGALTVHDDDEIMIITVGGQMVRTSVKGIRQAGRNTQGVRIVRLDSNDRLQDIAPVITAEREIEVEKTEESDVGEAD, from the coding sequence ATGGCCAAGAAAAAGAGTTCTGAAGAACTCCCCGTAAACACTACCCCGCTTTTCGCCGCAAACGAGAAGATTGCCCCGATCAACGTCGCCGACGAGATTAAAAACTCGTTCCTCGACTACTCCATGTCGGTCATCATCTCCCGCGCGCTTCCCGATGCGCGCGACGGTCTCAAGCCCTCGCAACGCCGCATCCTTTACGCGATGCACGAGCTTTCGCTTTACCCACCCAAAAAACACTTCAAGTGCGCCAAGATTTGTGGTGATACCAGCGGCAACTACCATCCTCACGGCGAAGCGGTCATTTACCCGACGCTCGTCAACATGGCTCAACCATGGAATATGCGAGACACCCTCGTTGATGGCCAAGGAAACTTTGGCAGTGTCGAGGGCGATCCTCCCGCTGCCATGCGTTACACTGAAGCGCGCCTCACCCATTTAGGCGGCACGTTAATGAGTGATATGGAAAAGGGCACCGTCAACTGGGTGCCTAACTATGATGAGCGGCTCACAGAACCAACAGTGTTCCCGGCCGCCTTCCCAAACTTGCTCGTCAATGGCGGCACCGGCATCGCCGTCGGTATGGCCACCAATATGCCACCGCATAATCTCGGCGAAGTCATTGATGGCATCACCGCGCAAATCGACAATCCCGAAATCACGCTCAAACAATTGATGAAGCACGTGAAGGGGCCGGACTTCCCGACCGGTTGCACCATCTGCGGCCTCAGCCCCATCGAGCAGTATTTCAGCACCGGCAAAGGCTCGGTGAAAGTGCGCGGCCGCCTCGGTGTGGAGGAAATGCGCGGCGGCAAACAGCAAATCATTGTCACGGAAATCCCGTACAACGTGAATCGCGCCACGCTGGTCAGCCGCGTGGCGGAGCTGGCCAACGAGAAAATCCTCTCAGAAATCACCGCCGTGCGCGATGAGTCGGATGAAAACACCCGCGTGGTCATCGAGCTCAAGCGCGATGCCGTGCCCAAAGTGGTCATTAACAATCTCTACAAACATACGCAATTGGAGACGTCGTTCAGCGTTAACATGCTCGCCATTGACCACGGTCGGCCGCGGACATTGCCGCTGAAGGATGCGATCAATTGCTACATCGAACATCGCCGCGAAGTGGTGGTGCGTCGAACGCGATTCGAACTGGAAAAAGCCGAGCGCCGCGCCGAATCGTTGGAAGGCTATCTTATCGCGCTTTCCAATTTGGATAAATTTATTAAAATCATTCGCGAATCCTCCAACCGCGAGGAGGCTAAAGTGAAATTAATGGCTCACGACTTCACAAAAGCAGCAGTCGAAAAGCTCGGCATACTCATTCGCAGCAAAGACCGCCTTACGAATGGTCGATACGAATTTAGTGAAGAGCAGGCCAACGCCATACTCGAGCTGCGCCTTTACCAACTCACCGGACTCGAAATTGACAAAGTGCGCGCCGAATACAAAGAGTTGGTCAAAAAAATCAAAGATCTGCTCGACATTCTTTCCAAGGAATCCCGCGTTTTAACCATCATCAAAGACGAGCTGTCCGCTATCCGCGAGAAGCACGCCACCCCGCGACGCACGGACCTCGCACCAGACGAAGGCGAGATGTCTATCGAAGACCTTATCGCTAACGAAGCGGTGATTATCACTCTCACGCATAACGGTCTCATCAAGCGCACCAATATCAGCGAATACCGCGCCCAACGTCGAGGCGGCAAGGGCGTCATCGGCATGAAAACCCGGAAGGCCACCACCGAAAAAGATACAAGCGACTTTATCGAGCATCTGTTCACGGCAAGCACACATGATTATTTGATGTTCTTCACCAACACCGGCCGCGCCTATGTGGAGCGCGTGCACGAAATTCCAGATCTCGGCCGGGCCTCCAAAGGCCGGAGCATTGCCAATGTGCTGGAACTGAAGCACGGGGAAAAAATTGCCGATGTCATCCGAGTGAAAGCTGTTTATGGGGAAAACAAGGCAGACGTTACTTGGCAACAGAAATATTTTATCTTTTTCGCTTCACGCGATGGCAAAGTGAAAAAGACCACGCTCAGCGATTTTGCAAATGTCCGTCGCGGTGGCATCATCGCCATCAAAATTGTTCCGGGCGACATCCTCATCGAGGCACGCTTCACTTCCGGTCAGAACGACGTGGTGCTCATCACTAGCGATGGCAAGAGCATTCGGTTCCACGAAGAAGACGTTCGCACCATGGGCCGCTCAGCGGCGGGTGTGCGTGGCATTCGGTTGAATAAAGAAGATCACGTCATCGCGCTTGCCATCGCTGATCCGGATGCAACTTTACTTGTCGCCAGTGAAAACGGGGTGGGCAAGCGCACTGAATTTGACGAGTACCGCGTTCAAGGTCGTGGCGGCAAAGGCATCATCACGATGAAAACCAACAATAAAACCGGCAAAGTGGTCGGGGCACTTACGGTGCATGACGATGACGAAATCATGATCATCACCGTCGGCGGCCAAATGGTGCGCACCAGCGTGAAAGGTATCCGCCAAGCCGGCCGCAATACACAGGGAGTGCGCATTGTGAGGCTTGATTCCAACGATCGACTACAGGACATTGCACCCGTCATCACCGCCGAGCGTGAAATTGAAGTCGAAAAAACCGAAGAAAGCGACGTGGGTGAAGCCGATTAG
- the hisH gene encoding imidazole glycerol phosphate synthase subunit HisH, with the protein MIALLDYGAGNVRSVQKALTAAGAEVALVANPEDVARADAMVLPGVGAFDDCVNAMQRQELFAAAKDFIGTGKPFLGICVGYQALFEKSEEFNSCATGLGIFGGSVVRFAENEIKVPQIGWNEVEFEKPECPILKGIESGSHFYFVHSYFPKPTDESIVATRTNYGKPFASAVWRDNVFATQFHPEKSQKVGLKLLENFVQLADS; encoded by the coding sequence GTGATTGCCTTACTTGATTATGGCGCGGGGAATGTCCGCAGTGTACAGAAGGCGCTAACGGCGGCTGGTGCTGAGGTCGCATTGGTGGCTAATCCGGAGGACGTCGCGCGGGCGGATGCAATGGTGCTGCCGGGCGTGGGGGCGTTTGACGATTGCGTGAATGCGATGCAGCGGCAGGAGTTGTTTGCTGCAGCGAAGGATTTCATTGGCACGGGCAAGCCGTTCCTTGGGATTTGCGTGGGCTATCAGGCGTTGTTCGAGAAGAGTGAGGAGTTTAATTCGTGCGCGACAGGCTTGGGAATTTTTGGTGGCAGCGTGGTGCGGTTTGCGGAGAATGAAATTAAAGTGCCACAGATTGGCTGGAACGAAGTGGAATTTGAAAAACCGGAGTGCCCCATTCTGAAAGGCATCGAATCGGGGAGTCATTTTTATTTCGTACACAGTTATTTCCCGAAACCCACGGACGAATCCATTGTCGCCACGCGCACCAATTATGGCAAACCCTTTGCCTCAGCCGTCTGGCGCGACAACGTTTTTGCCACGCAATTCCACCCGGAAAAAAGCCAAAAGGTGGGTCTGAAATTACTAGAAAACTTTGTCCAGTTGGCAGATTCTTAA
- a CDS encoding superoxide dismutase, which translates to MMAYELPELPYAHDALEPHIDAQTMEIHHGKHHATYIAKLNAALEGHDDLAAKSIDDLVSDLNALPEGIRGAVRNHGGGHANHSLFWTIMGPGGGGEPTGALADAIEAEFGSLDSFKEKFEAAGATQFGSGWAWLCVKSDGGLCVCSTANQDTPLMEGRTPIVGCDVWEHAYYLKYQNRRPDYLKAFWSVVNWDAVAANYDAAKS; encoded by the coding sequence ATTATGGCCTACGAACTCCCTGAACTCCCGTACGCGCACGACGCGTTGGAACCCCACATAGATGCACAGACGATGGAAATCCATCACGGCAAGCATCACGCCACTTACATCGCCAAGCTCAATGCGGCGCTAGAAGGTCACGACGATCTTGCCGCCAAAAGCATCGACGATCTTGTCAGTGATCTCAATGCCCTTCCTGAAGGCATTCGCGGTGCCGTACGCAACCATGGCGGCGGCCATGCCAACCATTCGTTATTCTGGACCATCATGGGTCCCGGCGGTGGCGGCGAACCCACGGGCGCACTGGCCGATGCCATCGAGGCAGAATTCGGCAGCTTGGATTCCTTTAAAGAAAAATTTGAAGCCGCTGGGGCCACGCAGTTTGGCAGTGGTTGGGCTTGGCTGTGCGTTAAATCCGATGGCGGACTTTGCGTTTGCAGCACAGCCAATCAAGATACGCCGTTGATGGAGGGCCGCACGCCCATCGTCGGCTGTGACGTATGGGAGCACGCTTATTATTTGAAATACCAAAATCGCCGCCCGGATTACTTGAAGGCGTTTTGGAGTGTAGTAAACTGGGACGCGGTCGCCGCGAATTACGATGCCGCCAAAAGCTGA
- the rlmN gene encoding 23S rRNA (adenine(2503)-C(2))-methyltransferase RlmN: protein MRLPISSQTPETLRTWLDERGEKPYRASQILKWVHQHFAVDWAAMTNLGESLQISLAESFNFSTVELARKQGDADTTQKFLWKLRDGQLVESVLIPASPALYGEPSDRHTLCISTQVGCAYGCTFCASGLDGFKRNLEPAEIIDQVLAVERAQGRAGQRAINNLVIMGMGEPMANYDNLMLALESLNADWGANIGARKITISTSGLVPQIQKLAAQPRQYRLAISLHGATDEVRDRIMPINRKYPLAKLAAAAEEYQQAKSGKLTLEYILIAGVNDALDQVAPLAELAHRLRAKVNLIPYNHVDGLEWGRPDRAIQDAFHEALVSRGTLTTLRREKGHDIDAACGQLRLRTEKELAAT from the coding sequence GTGCGTCTGCCCATCTCATCGCAAACTCCAGAAACCCTCCGTACGTGGCTGGACGAACGGGGCGAGAAACCATACCGCGCTTCGCAAATCCTCAAATGGGTGCATCAACATTTTGCCGTCGATTGGGCGGCGATGACGAATCTCGGCGAATCGCTACAAATCAGCCTCGCCGAATCCTTCAATTTTTCTACTGTCGAACTTGCCCGCAAACAAGGCGACGCCGACACCACTCAAAAATTTCTCTGGAAATTGCGCGATGGGCAACTAGTCGAGAGCGTCCTCATCCCCGCCAGCCCCGCGCTTTATGGCGAGCCCAGCGATCGCCACACGTTATGCATCTCCACGCAAGTGGGCTGCGCGTACGGCTGCACTTTTTGCGCCAGCGGATTGGACGGATTCAAGCGCAACCTCGAACCCGCCGAAATCATCGACCAAGTGCTTGCGGTCGAACGCGCGCAGGGCAGGGCAGGGCAACGCGCCATCAATAATCTCGTCATCATGGGAATGGGTGAGCCAATGGCGAACTACGATAACCTGATGTTGGCGCTGGAATCGTTAAATGCTGATTGGGGTGCAAATATCGGCGCACGTAAAATCACCATCTCGACCAGCGGACTCGTGCCGCAAATCCAAAAACTCGCCGCTCAACCACGCCAATATCGCCTGGCCATCAGCCTTCACGGGGCCACCGACGAAGTCCGCGATCGCATTATGCCCATCAACCGGAAATATCCATTGGCAAAACTAGCGGCTGCCGCCGAAGAATATCAGCAAGCCAAAAGCGGCAAGCTCACACTTGAGTACATCCTCATCGCCGGTGTAAATGACGCCCTCGACCAAGTCGCCCCGCTCGCGGAACTCGCCCATCGCCTTCGCGCCAAAGTCAACCTCATCCCCTACAATCATGTCGACGGTCTCGAATGGGGCCGACCGGACCGCGCCATCCAAGATGCCTTTCACGAGGCATTAGTTTCCCGCGGAACGCTCACCACTCTTCGCCGTGAAAAAGGCCACGATATTGACGCCGCCTGCGGGCAATTACGATTAAGGACCGAAAAGGAATTGGCCGCGACGTGA
- a CDS encoding acetamidase/formamidase family protein, which yields MQKILRDDARKYAFDWHDEPLLHVQIDESFEVETWDASAGYFKTPDDKAIPGNRPGFDRNPPMANPIGGPVFVEGAERGDVLVACIEDIEVADYSWVATGPNRGPFGQSTRWPELSSEYTTKIFKHSLGPSGTMRDGTLHFSEEISWPITPFIGTIGTAPDREVTTSIDGQGTWGGNLDIRDVTVGNRIHLPVSHPGALFYLGDVHASQGDTEYTGTAAETCATVRLRFELKKQAPLPFMRIETPDLLIAIQAARPLEQAVDTATKHLIEWLVSDYHFSPTDAYCLVSTCPDFRINVYQMVNIAKLSFVAGAQIPLKYTQ from the coding sequence ATGCAGAAAATCCTCCGAGACGACGCAAGAAAATATGCCTTTGATTGGCATGACGAGCCGTTGCTGCACGTGCAGATCGATGAGAGTTTTGAAGTTGAAACTTGGGATGCGAGTGCCGGCTATTTTAAAACCCCCGACGACAAAGCGATCCCCGGCAACCGGCCCGGTTTCGATCGCAACCCGCCCATGGCCAATCCCATTGGCGGCCCCGTCTTTGTTGAGGGCGCAGAACGCGGCGACGTGCTCGTGGCATGCATTGAGGACATCGAAGTGGCTGATTACTCATGGGTGGCCACCGGCCCCAACCGCGGGCCCTTCGGCCAATCCACCCGCTGGCCAGAACTTTCCAGCGAATACACCACAAAAATTTTTAAGCACAGCCTCGGTCCCAGCGGCACGATGCGCGATGGCACGCTGCATTTCAGCGAAGAAATCTCATGGCCGATCACGCCCTTCATCGGGACCATCGGCACCGCCCCAGACCGCGAAGTAACCACCAGTATCGACGGCCAAGGGACGTGGGGAGGCAATCTTGACATCCGTGATGTCACGGTTGGCAATCGCATCCACCTTCCGGTCAGCCACCCCGGCGCATTGTTTTACCTTGGCGATGTTCATGCGAGCCAGGGCGATACTGAATACACCGGCACGGCTGCGGAAACCTGCGCTACTGTGCGGCTACGCTTCGAGCTGAAGAAGCAAGCCCCCCTGCCCTTCATGCGCATCGAGACCCCCGATCTCCTGATCGCCATTCAAGCTGCGCGCCCGCTCGAGCAAGCGGTCGATACCGCCACCAAGCATCTCATCGAGTGGCTCGTCTCCGATTACCATTTCAGCCCGACCGACGCCTATTGTCTGGTCAGTACCTGCCCGGACTTTCGCATCAACGTCTACCAAATGGTCAACATCGCCAAATTAAGCTTTGTCGCCGGAGCACAAATCCCGCTGAAATATACGCAATAA
- a CDS encoding terpene cyclase/mutase family protein, translating to MKTALTLFALLILACPAQAQRDISFMNELQRSVDRGITSLKASQNPGGWWTSPEHPAVTALALIAWQGNPNKPKQTPKWIENGYKFLLTHVQPDGSIYVPGKGLANYNTSLCMMALLAANDKQHNPVLLKARAFLAKQQWDLGEQGKQDHPLDGGVGYGGRYPHSDLNNTLSSLEALYYTRHLVKDAPPQDDLNWKAAIGFIQNCQNLPSHNKQPWASNDPKQKGGMIYFPGKSMAGTVKDKNGRTALRSYGSISYAGMLSYSYAQLKADDPRVVAVRKWLFDNFTLEENPAMGAQGLYYYYYLMTKALSVSGDRIINVKGKKIDWRKAVGLKLIGLQQQDGSWINTQSARWWENEKPLVTAYSVIALGYIYRGE from the coding sequence ATGAAAACTGCATTAACATTATTTGCGCTTCTCATCCTCGCCTGCCCTGCCCAGGCGCAACGCGACATTTCCTTCATGAACGAGCTGCAGCGCTCCGTCGATCGCGGCATCACCTCACTGAAGGCCAGCCAAAACCCCGGGGGGTGGTGGACCAGCCCCGAACATCCGGCCGTGACTGCACTCGCACTAATCGCATGGCAAGGCAATCCCAATAAGCCCAAGCAAACGCCAAAGTGGATTGAAAACGGGTATAAATTCCTCCTCACCCACGTTCAACCCGATGGCAGTATTTATGTCCCCGGCAAGGGGCTGGCGAATTACAACACATCATTATGCATGATGGCATTGCTTGCCGCAAACGACAAACAGCACAACCCTGTATTGCTCAAAGCGCGCGCCTTTTTGGCCAAACAACAATGGGACCTTGGCGAACAAGGCAAGCAGGACCATCCACTCGATGGCGGCGTGGGCTACGGCGGCCGCTACCCGCACAGTGATCTCAATAATACTCTTTCTTCGCTGGAAGCACTTTACTATACGCGCCATCTTGTGAAGGACGCTCCTCCGCAGGATGACCTCAACTGGAAGGCAGCGATCGGATTTATTCAAAATTGCCAAAACCTCCCCAGCCACAACAAACAGCCGTGGGCCAGCAATGACCCGAAACAAAAAGGCGGGATGATTTATTTCCCCGGCAAAAGTATGGCCGGCACAGTTAAGGATAAAAACGGACGCACTGCCCTGCGCAGTTATGGCAGCATCAGCTACGCCGGAATGCTCAGCTACTCCTACGCCCAACTGAAGGCCGATGACCCGCGTGTAGTTGCCGTTCGCAAATGGCTCTTCGATAATTTTACACTCGAAGAAAACCCGGCGATGGGAGCCCAAGGGTTGTATTATTATTATTATTTGATGACCAAGGCACTGTCAGTTTCCGGAGACCGAATCATCAACGTGAAAGGTAAAAAAATTGATTGGCGCAAAGCAGTGGGATTAAAACTGATCGGATTGCAGCAGCAGGACGGTTCATGGATAAACACGCAATCCGCGCGTTGGTGGGAGAACGAAAAACCGCTGGTCACTGCCTATAGTGTCATCGCTTTAGGCTATATCTATCGCGGCGAATAA
- the glgP gene encoding alpha-glucan family phosphorylase — protein MDISKTVVALNQLARNIWWTWNQDARGIFGELSPRTWQNVYHNPVAILREVSDAELRARLLEPDYAERVADVLAEFDGYMNSRDTWVTREAPKLADRQVAYFSAEFGLHETLPIAAGGLGVLAGDHIKSASDLGLNFCGITLFYREGYFQQTINQDNWQAEYYNQLNPRNLPMDVVTNAEGKPITCAVDIATDTIRFRAWRINVGRCPLYLLDTNLPENPAHYRDLTLRVYGGDTTTRIQQEILLGIGGAKLIRTLGKTPSVFHMNEGHAAFLALELIREKMTGGNSFDDALAATREECIFTTHTPVPAGHDRFSPELMSYSLSRYAKQLDLSHKELMALGRLDAEDDDEQFCMTVLALNAARAANGVSELHGAVSREMWRGKYNVPVDEVPIGHITNGIHTLGWMSRSARDFWQPRLGNGPKFYEHINDAEFWAKVADENFIADEELWALRYRLRRELIDFVRSRLIDTPPSREGDFISYDHLLDADTLTIGFARRFATYKRAPLIFDHFEEVVKLAKNADRPVQFIFAGKAHPADEEGKRFIQKIAHLAKHSELQGHLVFIENYDIQIGRMLVGGCDVWLNNPRRPLEASGTSGMKTAAHGGLNCSIMDGWWREIYDGENGFSIGDDSHPDNLEEQDRVDSENLFRVLSDEVIPTFYNRDASGLPRQWIHKMRHAMATVTPKYNTWRMVQDYSRNYYLGS, from the coding sequence ATGGATATTTCCAAAACAGTCGTTGCGCTCAATCAATTGGCGCGAAATATTTGGTGGACTTGGAATCAGGATGCACGCGGCATCTTTGGTGAGCTTTCGCCGCGCACATGGCAAAATGTGTACCACAATCCGGTGGCCATTTTGAGGGAAGTATCCGATGCGGAATTGCGCGCCCGCTTGCTCGAACCCGATTATGCCGAACGCGTGGCTGATGTACTGGCGGAATTTGACGGCTATATGAATTCCCGCGACACGTGGGTGACGCGGGAGGCGCCCAAACTGGCTGATCGGCAGGTGGCTTATTTCTCGGCGGAGTTTGGATTGCACGAAACACTCCCCATCGCTGCCGGTGGCTTGGGCGTGCTCGCGGGCGACCACATTAAAAGTGCCAGTGATCTTGGCCTCAACTTTTGTGGCATCACTTTATTTTACCGTGAAGGGTATTTCCAACAAACCATCAACCAGGATAACTGGCAGGCTGAATACTATAACCAACTCAACCCGCGCAACCTCCCGATGGATGTCGTGACTAATGCCGAGGGTAAACCCATCACCTGCGCGGTGGACATCGCCACCGATACCATTCGCTTCCGTGCGTGGCGCATCAATGTCGGCCGTTGCCCGCTGTACTTACTCGACACCAATTTGCCTGAAAACCCTGCCCACTATCGTGACCTTACGTTGCGCGTGTATGGCGGCGACACCACCACGCGCATCCAACAGGAAATCCTACTTGGCATCGGTGGCGCGAAACTAATACGCACACTTGGCAAAACCCCCAGCGTGTTTCATATGAACGAAGGTCATGCTGCATTTCTGGCGCTGGAACTCATTCGTGAAAAAATGACTGGCGGCAACAGCTTCGATGATGCCCTTGCTGCCACGCGCGAGGAATGCATTTTCACTACGCACACGCCCGTGCCGGCGGGGCACGATCGCTTTTCGCCCGAGTTAATGAGCTATTCGCTCAGCCGTTACGCAAAGCAACTAGACCTTTCCCACAAGGAACTCATGGCACTCGGCCGTTTGGATGCCGAGGACGACGATGAGCAATTTTGCATGACCGTGCTCGCCCTCAACGCCGCCCGCGCCGCCAATGGAGTCAGTGAATTGCATGGCGCGGTGAGCCGGGAAATGTGGCGGGGGAAATATAATGTGCCCGTCGACGAAGTGCCCATTGGCCACATCACCAACGGCATTCACACGCTCGGCTGGATGAGCCGCAGTGCGCGCGATTTCTGGCAACCGCGCCTCGGCAACGGCCCGAAGTTTTACGAACACATCAATGACGCTGAATTCTGGGCCAAGGTGGCGGATGAAAATTTTATTGCCGACGAGGAACTTTGGGCGTTGCGCTATCGGTTGCGGCGGGAATTGATTGATTTTGTGCGCAGTCGCCTCATTGACACTCCACCCTCCCGCGAAGGCGACTTTATCAGTTATGATCATTTGCTCGATGCCGACACGCTTACCATTGGCTTCGCCCGGCGCTTTGCCACTTACAAACGCGCGCCGTTGATTTTTGATCACTTTGAAGAAGTCGTGAAACTCGCTAAAAACGCCGACCGTCCGGTACAATTTATTTTCGCCGGCAAAGCGCATCCGGCCGATGAGGAAGGTAAAAGATTCATTCAAAAAATCGCGCATCTGGCCAAGCACAGCGAATTGCAGGGGCACTTGGTGTTCATTGAAAACTACGATATTCAAATTGGCCGAATGCTCGTGGGCGGCTGCGACGTGTGGCTCAACAACCCCCGGCGCCCGCTTGAGGCCAGCGGAACGAGCGGTATGAAAACCGCCGCGCACGGAGGGCTCAACTGCAGTATTATGGACGGCTGGTGGCGCGAGATTTATGATGGCGAAAACGGCTTTTCCATTGGCGACGATTCACATCCGGATAACCTCGAAGAACAGGACCGCGTCGATAGTGAGAATTTATTCCGCGTGCTGTCGGATGAAGTGATCCCCACTTTTTACAATCGCGACGCCTCGGGTTTGCCGCGCCAATGGATTCACAAAATGCGCCACGCGATGGCGACGGTGACCCCAAAGTACAACACGTGGCGAATGGTGCAGGATTATTCGCGCAACTATTATTTAGGGAGCTAA